From the Sulfuriferula nivalis genome, the window CGCGCAGGTCCGCTCGAACGCAGTATTAGATGTCATATGCATAGCAATTGCTTCAGGTCTAGTAGCTCGTCTTCACTGAGACGCGAGAATAGATCGCTGGTCAGGTCAAATGTGAATTCAATGGACCCATCCGGTGAACACTCTCCGCGTGCAGAAAGCGCTGACCACAGAAGAGCCATCGGTCTATCACAGGTACAGAGTGAGAAGGCGTCCTGCTTAAGGTAAGCTTGACCGGCGGCTGCCAACTCAATGTGGCGTAGGTCGCTGAGAGCGTTGAAGGCGTCAGCCTCTGAATATACCGACCTAGGCTTGAGTATTCGCCTCCCGATGGCAGGTTTTGTGCCGTGGATATCCTCATACAGGCATGAGAGAACCGCGAGGGTTGCTAGCGAGCCTCGGGTCAGTTCGAATTTGTCGGCGATTCTAACGATTGCTTCGGCTACCTCGACTTCCGTGCGGCGCGGGACACGCTGTATGACAAGAGGACAGGCTGTTTGTAGAAACTTGGTTTCGCGCTCGTTGCGCTCGTCGAAGGCTTCTAGTTGGGCATATGCAGCTCGGTAGTGGGTGTCCTCAAACCTCACAATGTGACATTCGGGTAGCGCATCTCTCAACTCGGATGATCCTTCGTCGAACGCCGACACGAACTCTGCCATCGTGGGCTTTCGCCGGAACCCGGCCTCAAACGCATACGGGAGAGGATTGAACATTCCCGTCCCCTCGGCAAAGAAGTTGGTCCACCACTGTAGTGCTTGAGCATTTGCCGCAACCTTGCCTTCGCGAATTTTGCGTAACGAAATGACAACATTGCGATCCACCAAGAAGCGCGCTGGTATTGAAAACGGCAAGGGCAGCCAACCGCCACGGACAAGCGCAAAGATCGTAGTTGGATTATTGAATGCCACCTTCGTCTTTACGGTGGCTCGGCCCGGCGACACGACTCCATCAACAATTGCATTTTCGCCTTCAAACGTCAGTTCGAAAGCTGAGGTGTCGTCTTCCTCCAGCTTGTGAATTTCCTCGACTCCACGCGGGTGAATGAATGTTGGAACGATATCAATGCTCCGGCCCTCTTCGAATTCGGCACGAAATGAAAACGGAGCCATGGGATGGGTGACCTCTAAAGTGGAGCTAAGGGGCTGCGCGCTTTTGCGCAGTTCCGCTTGAGCGTAGGGTTGAACGAAGCCGCTATCGCGGAGAAATATTCCCGAACCATCAAATTACGCAGCATAATTTCGTCTCCCCCAGCAATGGAATTTTGATTACTGTACCACGAGGAGACGACATTGACAGCCCCCACACCCATCCCCGCGCACTTCGAGCACAATCACCAGCGACTGCTGAATTGCCTCAAGCTCAGAGGCATGCAGCCTAAAACCATCGCCTTGTATTCACACGGCGTACGGCGCGCAGCGGTGTATTTTAATGACCAGATAGACGCGCTCACCAAGCCACAATTAACCGACTATTTTGTTCGCATCCTGGATACCCATTCATGGAGTACGCTCAAACATGATCTGTATGGACTGAAGTTCTATTATGCCCATGTACTCAGCCAACCCTGGCCAGGTGCGGATCTGGTTAAACCACCCAAGTCATATAGCCTGCCCGACATCATTACCGTCGCCCAGGCACAACAAATCTTCATGGCCACCCGCGTATTGAGCTACCGCGTATTCTTCTTCACCCTCTACAGCCTGGGCTTACGATTAGGCGAAGGCTTACGCTTGCAGGTAGGGGATATCGATGCGGATCGGATGCGGGTGCAAGTACGCAACGCCAAAGGCAACCGTGATCGATTGGTGCCGTTATCAGAGAACACCTTGCAGGTATTGCGCCGTTTCTGGCTCACCCATCGCAACCCAAGCTTGCTCTTTCCTAATCGACACGGCGGTCTTGCCAAATCGCACTTGGCACGCACCCCGCTGGATCGTGGTGGTATCCAGACCACCTTGGGTCAAGTGACCCGTGACTGTGGCTTAAAAAAAGAATTACACCACACAGCCTGCGCCACAGCTATGCCACCCACCTGATAGAAGCTGGCATCGATTTACTCGAAATTCAGCAGATACTCGGACACCAGTCCATCCTCACCACCATCCGCTACACCCACCTCACCGAACAACGCCATCAGAGCGCACACACTCGCCTTAATCAATTAATGGAGAAATTCCACATTCATTGGGGCAAAGTCAAATGATCAGACTGGCGCACATCGTAGCAACCTACGCAGCTAAACTGCTTGCACAACACGGTCATCACCTATTGCCCAGCCAGCAAGCTGCCTTAACCGCCTTTCAAACCTGCCGTAGCCAGATGAGCCCGAGGATGCAACTTGCCTGTGATGATTGTCAAACACCCAGCTACCTGCCACATTCCTGCGGTCATCGGCATTGCCCGCATTGCCAGGCGCACGAATCACAGCGCTGGATAGACCAGCAATTACACAAATCCATCCCCGCCAACTACTTCATGCTCACCTTCACCGTGCCCGCCCAGTTGCGCACACTGGCCTGGCAACATCAGCGCGTCATGTATGACTTGATCACACGCTGCGCGTGGGAAACAGTCAACACCTTCAGCCAAAACGACAACAAGCTGCGCGGCAGCGCAGGGGCGGTGACTGTACTGCATACCCATAACCGCCGACTGGACTATCACCCCCATGTGCATCTCGTCATGCCCGCTGTCGCCTTTAACCCCAAACAGCGACGCATGCGTCATAAACACGGCAACTACCTGTTTAACCACAAAGCCCTGGCCAAAGTATTTCGTGCCAAATTACTGGCAGGCATCAGACAAGCAGGACTCACCCTGCCAAACGATTACCCGACCGATTGGGTGGTGGATTGCAAAGCCGTCGGCACTGGACAGCACGCTCTGATCTACCTTGGGCGCTATCTGTATCGGGGGGTGATACAGGAGAAAGACATCCTCTCCGACCGGCATGGTCAGGTCACCTTCCGTTACCGGAACAGCCAAACCAAACAAATGGAAACCCGTACCTTGAGTGGTGTAGCCTTCCTGCGACTGATACTGCAACACATTCTGCCCAAAGGCTACCGCCGCGCCCGCAACTTTGGCTACCTGCATCCCAATAGCAAACTACTCACCCAGCTACAGCTGACCCACCTATGGCGACGGAACAATCCGCCGCCAGCGCAACCCAGACCAGCGATACGTTGCCAATGTTGCGGTGGGGTGATGAAGATAGTGCGCACACGTATCAAAGCGATACCGCTAGCCACATCAGCCCCATCTATAAAACGGGAACACAGAGCAGATGACACAGGGTGGGAGACCATGCGCTAAACCAGCCCACACCGCCCACCTGCCAGACTAGGCAGGTATGGCCGTGCTCGCCCTGAAGAAGGCTGAAATTGGGTTAACATGCCCGAAAAGCCGACTAAAAACGGTGAGTTGAATAGAATAAGTTGCTGCAATGGCAACGTGAAGGTCGTGAAATGGCGGGTGGGATGCGTAACGCGTCCAGTTATGCCAGCATAGTCAAAAAGATATTTCCATAAGCGCTCAAGCAACACCCGCCCCAGCCATGCCGGGCTTGTCCAACAAACGGTTCAGATTGTGGCTCGCTTCGCGATCACAATCTAACCTTATTCGTTAGAAGACGTTCTATCATGTAACCCTCATTCGGGTTAGCGCTTTCGTGTCTTGAGGACGAACTTAGGGTCATATATCTGCACCAAGATTGATATGAACTCCTTAGCTTGGGCGATTGCTGCCTGGGCCTCATCTTCGTTGCAGAACTCTCCCTGATGAGCAATTGCGTTGCGCTTGGTGTTGATTTCTCCTGCGACTTTCTTCAGCGTCTTCATCTTCTTGTACTTCGTTTTGTCCGTCTCACTCAGAGGAATGAGCAGACGGTCAAGCTTTCCAGCAAGACCATTAGCCCAACGAAGAAGACTGTCAACGAACTCCGAATCAAACTCGCTATTCAATTCAAATTCGCGCCGGATGGCAAAGTTGGCTGCAATTTCAGCGGCGGTAGCGGCGCGGACGATAGCAGCGGACCATTCCTCGCGTGTGTGTAGGCCAGACAACTTATGCCATTGCTTCTGTACCTTCTCAAGGTCAGTCAGTTCCTCATATGGTCTACGTGCGGTCATGAGTACTCCAAAGCGCTAACGTCTAATAGGCACCGAAATCGGTGCCTATTTTATTTGGTAAATCGGTGTATAACACTTTGTTCTCCCTGATATCTGTTTTTATTGATATGATTTTTATATGTAAATTTATAACATCTGAATTAAAACACACCGATTTTCCTAATTTATTAGTCACCTAATTTTGATGTGTCACGTAGTTCAGTCTA encodes:
- a CDS encoding IS91 family transposase, with product MIRLAHIVATYAAKLLAQHGHHLLPSQQAALTAFQTCRSQMSPRMQLACDDCQTPSYLPHSCGHRHCPHCQAHESQRWIDQQLHKSIPANYFMLTFTVPAQLRTLAWQHQRVMYDLITRCAWETVNTFSQNDNKLRGSAGAVTVLHTHNRRLDYHPHVHLVMPAVAFNPKQRRMRHKHGNYLFNHKALAKVFRAKLLAGIRQAGLTLPNDYPTDWVVDCKAVGTGQHALIYLGRYLYRGVIQEKDILSDRHGQVTFRYRNSQTKQMETRTLSGVAFLRLILQHILPKGYRRARNFGYLHPNSKLLTQLQLTHLWRRNNPPPAQPRPAIRCQCCGGVMKIVRTRIKAIPLATSAPSIKREHRADDTGWETMR